The following DNA comes from Hordeum vulgare subsp. vulgare chromosome 3H, MorexV3_pseudomolecules_assembly, whole genome shotgun sequence.
GCAAAAAGAGGATTAAGGGTCCCAATGTATGTCGGTGTTGGACGTACATTTGGACGAAAAAGATCGACGACAGTTCGAATGGATGGTTGACTTGCAACTATAAAAGAAAGTCAGCTCTATTTGTGAGTCAATGATTGACTTGCAACTTAGGTGAAAAAATAGGGCTCGGTTGTGAGTAAAAGTGCAGACATGCGAATTGGGGCAAAAAAAATATCATGAGCTCAGTTGCACGTTAATGTTGGACTTGTAACTGGGTCAAAAAAGGTCGGCCCGGCTGTGAGTCATTTGTTGACTTGCATGTGCGACAACCAAACAAAGGATCAAGAGCCCGATTGTGAGTCAATGTGTGTTTTGCAAGTGGGATAAAAGAAGGGGTGAGCCCAGTTGTGAATCGATGATTGACCTGCAATTTGGACCAAAAATTCAGCCCTAGTAAGGTTGAGTGTGTCCTTGCAACTAATGCAAAAAAGGATTTGGACCCAGTTGCAACACAAGAGAAACATCAAACCGAGTTGTGAGTTGATTGTGGACTTATGGGTGGAGCAAAAAAGCTGCGCCCATTGGCGAGTCAAGATGGACATGCAATTGGGGAAAAACTAAGGATCTATAAGCGAGATGCTTGTGAATGTTGGACTTGTAACTAGAATGAAAAAACAGTCGAGTCTAGCTGTGAGTTGTTGGTTGACTTGTAACTACGGCAAAAAAAGGATCAAAAGAGTTGTCAGTCACTAGTTGTCTTGCAAATGGGACTAAAAATTTGACTTACAATTGGGATAATAAAAAGTTGGCCACTAGATGTGAGTCCATGATGAACTTGTAACTGAGGCAAAAAACATATCAGGCCCAATTACAAGTTAAGGGTCGACTTGCAACTAGTGCAAAAAGTAAGTCGGGCTTAGTTGCAATACAAAAGAAACAGTGAGCCTAGTTGCGATGCAAGAGTGGATATGCAACCAGAGAAAAAAAAGTTGGGCTCAATTGCAAGTTAATAATGCACATGCATCTAAGGCGGGAAAatttctccctctctgttctcttctgtttcgcattcctgttttctggcccttcaccgtttcttaaatttccgAAGATCCGTTTCGATCGGGCTCAAATTTTTGCACAATTTTTTCCTCATAAATTAACCTTCTTGTGCCCAAAGAAGAGCACCAACCGACTCACGGTGTGGCCATTAGAGGGCACGGCGCCCCTGGGGGTATAGGTcatgccctggtgggtagtggaggtCGTGGCCTCCGTTTACGttaattccacctcccaaaaatcacatataatccaaaataattcttcgtaaatttttatggcgtttggacatcgtttgatatggatattttgCGGAACAAAAAACGTGCAACAAACAGGAATTAACACTTGGTACtgaatcaatatgttagtccaataaattatataaaatgttaccaaaaatatatgaaagtcATATAATATTAACAtaaacaatgaaaaattatagatatgactcAGACATATCAAAGCCGAACAAATAATGGACCTAACAAAAATGGGCCTACAATTGCACAAGGCGGCAACAAGGTGGGGGCACACAACCGCAGGGCACCGCCACAAAAACGGAGCCGGGTCTAGTTTGTGCTAAGGTAATAATAAAACAGATCGAACACACTACAACTTAGATGGTACATTGTTAAATGTTATCCAGATGAGATTTATCAAATCTAGTTAAAAAATGTGAAAAGAAAAAAGCACGAATTTAAGAAAGCAAAAAATTTGTGAATTTTATTAAGTGTTCATGTAAAaacgaaagaaaatgaaaatgagaataataacaaaaaaataaaCGTACAGATTCACTGTACTAGGATTAGAAAACCAAGAAAAGGCAATCCTATTCTGACAAAATTTCATCAGTGGATTCATTCTACTTGAACATTTGTATACAAGAACAAAAATatacataaaaaataaatataatttATACTTTCGCAGCAAAAGATTCGAGGCATTTGTTTTTTCGAATTTCACACAAACACCGACAAAAAAATGTCGTGCTACTTAAAAATATGACATGCTATCTAAAAGGACTCCCCCCGACAGCGAAATACAACATTAGCATGCATGACATCTTCAATCGCACTAAGCATGCTTGAGTAAATTTTACCCTGCGTGCTGGAGATTTATTACAAGCATCTTTTTATTTTACGGAAGTACAAAATACAGTTACACGAATACGAAGTAAAAAAATTGCTGAGAGCCTCAGACTAACGAAACCAGGGCCATAGCCCAAGCTAAAGGTGATCACGTCCACGGAAATGCAGACTATGTAGGTAGCTCTGGTGCCCAATTTATTCGATCTTCAGTTCTTCACTCAGTTCTCCTTGTGTTGGAGCCTGAGCGCGAAGGCCTGCAGCgagaggagcaccttcttgagccGCTCCCTGGCTTTGGCGTCGATGAGGTTCCCCTCGCCGTCGAACTTGGGCGGGTGCTCGTACGCCCTGATGTGGAGCTCCGGCTTGTTGATGAAGTGGATGTCGAGGTATATCCCGATCTCGCGCAGGTGGAGCGACGCCCTGCCTCCGCCGAAGTCGCCTCCCGCGCAGACGATCGCCGCCGCCTTGTCCGCCCAGCACTTGTGCGTGCCCCTCGACGCCCAGTCCAGCGCGTTCTTGAGCGAGCCGGTTACGGAGTAGTTGTACTCTGGCGAGGCGAAGAGGAAGCAGTCGGCGGCGGTGATCCTGTCGCGGAACGCCTCCACGGCCGGCGGGAAGCCGTCGCCGCCGTTAGTCTCGAGGTCTGGATTGGCCATTGGCAGGTCGGAGATGTCGACGTGGTCGATGCGCAGCCCCGGGATGGACTCCTCACACAGCTCCTCGGCTGCATCTTGCATACAAGGCACAGTGAGCACTCAGCAGTGTGCGTAAGCACATGCAAAATTGAAATGTGTGTACGTACGTACCGGCGCGGATGAGGCCGACGTGCCAAGAGTTGCTGCGGAGGGAGCCGGAGATGGCGGCCACACGGAGGATGGGCTTTGCCGTCGTCGATGCAGTGATGGATCCCATGCTTCGATCTTGATGATCTGCCGTAACAACCTGAGAGTGAGTGGCTGCTTGGTTTACTGATGGGTTGTGGAGCTTGATCAGTGACTGCCTGACTGGTGTCCGGTTGTGGTGGAGGAGACGGCTTAAATAGATGACCAAAATTGATCTCAGCCAGGTCATTCTGAACGTCAGAGCGTGCCCGTTTTGGCTGGCTGTACAAATAGAGTGAGTAACTTCATCCACTAGCGTAGGTGGAAAGGTATGCGATCGTCATCGATGGCATCATTTTCTGATCGATTGCTAGTTGCCTAATGTAGTACTAAAAATATGATTAAGTAATAGGAAGGCTCGTGGATGCATGTGTAAGCACTGCACGTGAGTATATGGCCAACGACCGCTGCACTTCGAGCAAGACAGCCATCAGCCACCACCAGTATAGAGTATTCAAACCTCATCGATGGCGTCACTCGCCACGCGTGACTATTTTTTTGAGAACACCTCGAAAGGTGAAGGGAGTTCCTGCATTTCattaagaaaaatataaattgtcTAGTTCATAAAAATACCAGACCCGAAAACCTAATATTTTCGGCTAATTAGGGAAAAACGGATGAAAACCTAAAAAATCGAGAAAAAGAGGCACTAGAACTAGGGGATAGGGGTAAGATAAAAACATCATCAGATCCATACACCAGAGTGCCTAGACCCAAAACAGTAAGGCGAGACTCAAGTGCAACTCAATTGGCCGCCACTCGTCGAAGAGAACCCATCCATATCGAATGGCTCTTCTGTATCGGCATAAAGAATCATGTGCTAACATTATCTTGTGGAAAGCATCTTGAGAGGTCCAACTTTGACTTTCTTGCAATCCTCACCAAAGAGCTCAACGCCTCGATCACTTGCGGCGAGAGTGGTTCTTTGTACATATTcagatatgcttgcatcttttgtTCTGGACCCTCTGCTTTGCTGACCTTCGGAAGCTCTCTAAAAAGTCTAACATCCTATATTCTGCGCGATTGGATGTTCGATGTTGCAAGCCTCCCGTCATTCTTATCCCCATTTGAAGGAACGAGGTCTCAAGCAGAGATTGTGGGAGTGCCTGGCTTTCTTTTAGTGGTTTAGGTCCCGATTCCACATGCGTGCGTCCTGCTACATGAGCTTCCACACGGACTCCATCAAGCTAGAACCAATCTGGATGCTGGCACATGCCTGCATAAGGCTAAACTCAACCCTTTGATATGCGAGACACAAGAGCCGCTAGCAAGGGAACTGTGATGGCACCTACCTGTGCTCCTGGTGTCGACATGGAGGAGCTGGCTGATAGACAATGGTGGCGCCATAAACTTGCGAGGCTGCTTTCATGCATTCCATAGAAGCCGCATCATTGAGTGGTTCGACAAGGCGTAGATATGTTGTCTTGCCGGTGTGACATGACCCCGTATCTCGGCTGTAAAAAATTGTGTGTACATGATGACCATGGAAGCATTCTTGTGGGAGACGGCTGCAGCGTTTGCACAACTCATCCGGAGCCGTCTGTGAAGTGACGAGGCCCCATACAATATGCATGGTCTGTGTTGGAAGATATTTTTTGCAGGGTACCATGCTAGCCGGAAATAATGGTAGGTTATTTTGGTAGAAGAAGATGGGGGTAGGGTGAAAAGAGGAAGACAAGGGTATTTGTGTCTCAAATTTAACATAATGTCATATAGAGGAGGATGGAAGAATTGTAATGGCATTTATTCAATGTGCAAAATTGTAATGGCAATTTTCCTACTCATAAAAGTTGtagtcactagtggggacagggcctatagtcccggcccgtaaagggctttagtcccggttcactaaccgggaccaaagaggcgggactaaaggcctaacctttagtcccggccctgttccaagccgggaccaaaggtgctccacgtgggcgcctcggagcgccctcaggggcagaccctttagtcacgggtcttaacacggaccgggactaaagagtttctgcagattt
Coding sequences within:
- the LOC123440978 gene encoding probable NADPH:quinone oxidoreductase 1; amino-acid sequence: MGSITASTTAKPILRVAAISGSLRSNSWHVGLIRAAEELCEESIPGLRIDHVDISDLPMANPDLETNGGDGFPPAVEAFRDRITAADCFLFASPEYNYSVTGSLKNALDWASRGTHKCWADKAAAIVCAGGDFGGGRASLHLREIGIYLDIHFINKPELHIRAYEHPPKFDGEGNLIDAKARERLKKVLLSLQAFALRLQHKEN